In Epinephelus moara isolate mb chromosome 20, YSFRI_EMoa_1.0, whole genome shotgun sequence, the genomic stretch gtacttcctaatcaACAGTGTCTTGTCACGTTACTGTTGCTTAAATTGCTAAagatttgttgccatatcaagctacaaacattattaatcataaataaacaagtttcagtcACAACATGTGAACATGTGTGTCGGGAGActgactgacttggcagagatggctgccatcttgtttttacatggattggtGTGctgtgctcttactgccactagatggcagtgtccacaaacgaggacaacaggtcaaaATCGAGGAGGATGAAGTCTAAGGTCatgtaaacccaaaatgtgactTCCTCATATGACGACACAGGGTCTCAGCAGGATAGACTGTTGAAGTGAATTATGGTAGTGACACTGTAAATTAACGGGAGGATGCCGTGAGCGACAGCTGCCTAAAGTTTATGGTAATTTAGTGGGAAAATGTGTTGCTGTGTAAAAGGAACATTAAAAACAGAGTGCAATGTATTCAGTATTCTCTTTGTATTTGATTaagaatttttatttatttatttattttttttaattgaaatattatgagaataaaataaaaataaaaccatattttaaaaaaaattaaagaaaaatgagattaaatatttttggtttAAAGTGAAGACAATGAttttagaataataataaatattgaGAGTTTGAATATGACATTTGTTTGTATGACCGGCAGAAAAACACAGCTGCTAATGGGGTTATAAAAGGACACAAACAAGCAGATGTTTATTAAATGTATCAGCACATTATTTAAGTGTTGGTATCAGATTTAAAGTCTTGTTGTTCTTTGATATCAGCTTATTGTGATTCTGTTATGTTTGTTCATGTTTATACTCACCAAAGTCACTTACAGACGCAGGTATTGTTTAATAGTTTCTTATTTCTGTCCTAACTGTCTTTTCTGATTATTAACAGAGTCTGAAACCAAAAAGAAGTCAAGATGTCTGAGTGAGTTTATTGACTTTTCTTTCACTCTGCACACAAACTAACCCAGAAACATGTACGATCTGGATTTTAAGTAAAAGAACatcattttgatttattattattattcatcattttttgatgatttctGTGAAAGTGTTcttattgttttacttttttattacttACAGGGGAAAGAAGATGACATCGAGCCGCAGGCATCATCTCAAGGTGAGATTAACACAGTTTCTTTGTTATCCAGTTAAAAATAATCAGATTCTAATGTTGCTCAGGTGTTTGTTgggtgtaaaaacaaaaagggaatAATGTGCTAAAATGTAAACGGCATATTGTGACATGACAGGACTGTGTAAGGTTCTTCTGTATGGAAGCCAAAAACGTCCGTGCttgtagttatttattttttatttttttaaatgcttttatcTTGAGAGCACAGGTAAATGatttcattattgtttaatCTTTTTGTGATAACGTGGTGATTTATGTTGAttctcaggaaaaaaaagcaaatttcTAGAAATAACAAGATAATTTATCTCAAGAAAAAGACTCACGATAGTTATTCACAGGCGATGACTCACCCAcagtataattattattattattatccagtgaaCTCGATAAAACAGAAGTCATTTTCTTGTGATAAATTATCTTGTTATCTTTTagccttttgttttctccaGACTTGACATAAATTACCATGTTATCACAACAAAAAATGAGTCTGTTAACTCgagataacaaaataattaacttgTGATCCCcagataaaaacattaaaaaaatcatttcaagCACGGCCTTTCTCAGCCTCCGTATGTTTGTCTCCAACCGGCCAAAAGATTAATTATTGTTGTTCTGAGAACAATAAGAAGCCTTTTGCGTCACTGTAACttaacagagtgtgtgtgtatgtgtgtgtgtcctcgtCCTGCAGAGTGTGATACTGCAGATCGCTGCTAACTGGCTCGAGCAGGAAGCTACTGACATCGCAGCCGCCAAAGAAGCTTACATGGCAGAGAAATGCCCCGCCCCCGACATGAGCGGAGACCAGGCGGCTCTGATGGtgagaagaaacaaaaacagcccgaaacacacagaaaagaaacacagtcTGGAGCTCAGCTGGTGCTGAAGTCTATAAATACACACCTTGAATTAATACAGTATAAATGGTTGATGCCAAACCAGTCTCACTCTGATGGTGAAAAAACGGGCGCTaggtcagtgacttcctgcatcagacacagatgaaaaaaactgtcctttcatgtcagcatgatacgtgaCGGGTTGCAGCACCTGCCGGCATCAGAGGGGAAAATGGCGGaacaacaatgtaagttaaagggatagtgcacccaaaaatgaaaattcagccattatctactcacccatatgccgagggaggctcaggtgaagttttagagtcctcacatcacttgcagagatccaaggggagaggaggtagcaacacaactccacctaatggaggctgacggcgccccagattcaaacgtccaaaaacacataattgaaaccacaaaatatctccatactgctcgtccgtagtgatccaagtgtcctgaagccccgacataaaaagttgtttggaaaaacaactttttatgtcggggctgcaggactctaaaacttcacctgagcctccctcggcatatgggtgagtatataatggctgaattttcatttttgggtgcactatccctttaaggcggTAAAAGTCTGAGTAGATAGGGTGGgagggtggatgggtccaacaaccattaactttcacccaggaggccggtgttcacttcctgtcagatctaaagccaaaccctgttcttgtTTCCTGAACTCAACCACGTATGTTTgatgttgaaggaaaaaagcatCAACTCGTCTTGGTTCTGTCTTGAGGCAGCAGTTACATGTTACGTTATGTGTTATGTATTTTACGGcatgaatatttaaataaaaatattgtggggaaaaaagagagactgaatggagctgattttgttttctttttatatcaACAGGAAATCTGCAAAAAGCTGCACCAGGCCCTCGACAAGATCGATGAGGACAGATACGACTCCGAGGCCAAAGTGGCAAAGACAGATAAAGAGGTAGAGACAGTCACATTAATGTCAAACGTATTTGATTTGatgttaaagagtaactaaagtTTTCATTTAAAACTCTGAACCCTATTTTTATCATAATTTTATTCTGGTTATGtaatcaggggtgtcaaacataaaacatggcCCACAGATCCAGCCCATCACAGGGTCCAATCTCGCTCATTTAATGACTTTGCTAAGTGTAAAAATCACAGGGAAGTCATTGTCTCAGATTTTTCAATTAAACTTACTGCTGTTCCTATTTTACAAATGAGCCAGTCCCTGTTTCTGCACAGAGGCAATCTGGAAATAGCTCACAGCACCTTCCAGTGCTTCAGAAAGATTATACTCAGCACCAGACCagtccattttatttatatagcacttctctaAAATACAAAGttaccaaagtgctgcacaaaacTACACATAAGCATATACAGAAATATACGGAAATCCACATAAGAATATACAGGTCATAGATGCAGAAGAGATACAGAGAGTAGAGCAAGCTCAAGAGATAAGTTGGTCTACTCGTCAACCAGAATCAAAAGCCAAGGAAAACAAGTGGGTCTTGAGGCGGGACTTCAAAGATTCTACAGTGGGGCCATTTTGACATGTGTAGGCAGGTCATTCCATCGCCTGGGGGCAGCTACCGAGAAGGCGCGGTCACCTCTCGTTTTCAAACGGCTTTTTGGGACCACAAGCCGCAGCTGATCGGCCGACCTCAGTGACCTTGAGGGGGTGTACACTTTTAGGAAGTCGACGATGTATTGGGGAGCTCGCCCATtcagcactttaaaaacaaacaatgaaatcttaaaatcaattctccACTTGATCAGAAGCCAATGGAGCGAGGCCAGGATGGGGGTAATGTGCTCACGCCTGCAGGTACCTGTTAGGAGGCGTGCTGCTGcgttttgaacaagctgcaaaCTCGCTAGGGAGGCCTGGTTTTGCCCCACATACAGTGCGTTGCAGTGATCCAAACGGCTAGAAACAAAAGCATGGGTAACCCGCTCAAGGTCATTAAAAGAAAGCACAGGTTTGATTTTTGATACAAGCCTCAAATTATAACAACTGGACTTCACCACAGCATTTATCTGCTTATCATGTTTAAGAGCACTGTCTATTTTGACGCCAAGGTTAGAGACCATGGGTTTAACAGGAAACCCAAGTCATTGGAAGAAACTAGGCTGACACCACTTGATTCAAAGACAACAACTTctgttttactttcatttataTTAAGGAAGTTTAGCGCCATCCGTGCCTTAATGTCCTCGAGACACTCAAACAGGGGCGTGAGGGAGAAGCTGTTGAGCCTTTTGACAGGCACCACAGTcaaactcattcattcattcattcatcttctaaccgcttcatcctcttgagggtcgctgggggggtggagcctatcccagctgacatcgggtgagaggcagggttcaccctggacaggtcaccagactatcacagggctgacacagagacagacaaccattcacactcacacctacggacaattaagagtcaccaattaacctgcatgtctttggactgtgggaggaagctggagcacctggaggaaacccacgctgacacggggagaacatgcaaactccacacagaggggctcccacacccgggatcgaaccagcaaccctcttgctgtgaggcgacagtgctaaccaccacaccaccgtgccgccctgtCAAACTCATTACTGCGAATAATACAACAACACGCAAGGACAACTAAGAGCAGAGCAGATCAATGAGTTGCCTGCAGGTTTGAGGGAACATAAGTCTTGTTTTAGTTTTAGATGAGAGATCAACACTGTAGCTGTGAAAAAGTGCATGTATGTCAAAAGTACTTAGTTACACTCCAgcactgtgtgtgactgtatctGCAGCTGTTTGAGCTTCACATCTGTGTGTCTTTAGATCGAGGATCTGAAGATGAAGGTGGTGGAGCTGGCCGGAGTGAAGAAACCCGCCCTGAAGAAAGTGCGTATGTCGGCCGACACCATGCTGCAGGCTCTGCTGGGAGGAAAACACAAGGTGACCATGGACCTGAGGGCCAACCTGAAGCAGGTCAAGAAGGAGGTCAAAGAGGAGGTGAGACTCAGATACATCACTGACTTCATATGCACTCCACGTTGGGTTGGTGTTACGTGACCTGCATCACTGTGTCGAATGTGTCCGTCCTTCAGGCTGGCGAGGGCGTCGGCGACTGGCGTAAGAACGTTGAGGACAAAGCCGACAGGAAGAAGATGTTCGAGACTTCCTAAAGACTTTCACTTCTTGTGGGCTTCTAAAACTCTTTGTTACATCTCTGAAAAAACTCGTgccattaaattattttttggaaTAAGGCATTGATGTCACGCTGCAGTTTTTTCCAGACATTGTTCAGAAGTTTGGATTTGCTccgtttacatttcattaacttTACTAAAGGAGGTTCTGTTTAAAACCCACTTTATATTCTCTAACAACGACTCAGCCAGATAGAAGTCGAGGTTAATCTGGACTTTCACACTGAAAGTCTTATAGAGGAGAAGACTAATTCCACATCAGGCAAGCTTGTTCTCAGCGACAAAAAATcactttaactttaatttaaactgataaatattttatgtGGCACAGCAGCAAATTGAAAAGAGTGTTGTGTTCGCAATGAACCACCAGATGTCAGCAGAGAGCCTTCCTCCCTCTGTGCTCTCTTCTTACTTCCTGCACAtcatctcttcttcttctgtcatgAGAAATGGCTTCTTGCCAAAAATTTCCATCAGAATCAAACTTCTACTTCTCCGTCACAAACGAAGCTGCAGCAGCATGAAGCTCTACAGATGGTGAGTAACTTCctctttttactttactttgaaTTTAATCTATGCATGTTATTTGGTTTTGTTCAAATCTTCATGAAACCATCTGCATCTTACAGAACAGGAGCACACATTCATCCACTGAGTAAAATtattaaactttacatttttatgactgtACTTATCCATCAAAGGGAAGTATTCTAAAtattcttcttattttttttaacacaattcCCCAAATGTCAGGGCAATAAATTTGGTTTCTTTGAAAACTGTTTTGGGAActttatttgaatttaaaataaaaaaggtttgTTGGACTTTTTACACGTGGAGAATTCAGAGTTTAAGAGGTTCAGTTCACAAATACTGAAACTTTTTCTGCTTTAAAATTTAAGCAAACAGGAAGTTCTTActgaaaacaatatttaaaatctAGTTTCATCCAGAATTGTTAAAACTAACCAAAACATTTCTCTGATTTATTCGACATTTTCACTTTATCACGGTAGTTTAGGTTTAGTTGAGCACATTTCTGTCAGTGATGATTCAGTCCATAAAAAATGATTATGTCGTTCATTCAGCTTctataataataaatgatgacGTTAACACCGTATTAAAAACTGATTTATGACGGTTAAATGTTCATCTATTCCCatgtggtggtgtttttttacaGTTATTGATTAATTTATCTGTGATAGAATTTGTCTAAAAAACAGTTCAGCTCTGACAGTTTAATAAAGTTAAGATGACTAATTAATTcagattttgaatttttttgcgattttgttttttagtcacTGGttaacatttaattattttttttgctgtgttcatttttattttcttattctttTATACTTATACTTGTACATCAGTTAACTCATCTCTTGTTACCTTCactttgtaaagaaaacattgtGAACCAAGAATCCAAGAACAGTGAAAATTCTTCATGAGCTGATGTCATTGGTTTCCACgtctaacaacagcaaaacttcaGTTTGCAAACTCAAttatctcatttatccagtcgttgCTCTGGACTTCACtgacacatgcattttcatttaaaccgtaacactgaaaacattttcacataAACAGTCCAACACATGGACGAGTAGTGCGTCTCAACAACTCAACTGACTCCAAGAGCGCAGTTTAAATTCATGCAGTTGCTCGTGTTTGCCACTCGTgtgcagaagtgttttttgtgaAGATGCATGTATTCAGGAAGTAATGAGTGTACGACTGCACAGATGAGATTTTGATTAttctgcacgagttgtgtgatgAGTCCGTAAACTGATGTATTGATATTGATGTTGTTAAACGCAGCCCTgcatgacttcagttcatcaggAATATTCTCAGTGTTTGGATTGTTCGTGTAGCGTGAAGGCATGTGAGATAAACGAGTTGGGTCTCACTCTGAAATCgtcaaaatccggcacttgggcagtgacttgcaatgtcagaaaccaacgaaagaAAGCTGGCATATAACGTTGGCGTGATACATGGcgggttgctgttatagtttaatgagGCCCGGAGGCGTCAGGGGAAACGTGGTGGAActaggacgaaagttaaggcggcgaaagccTAAGTGAGGtcggcaggaggggtggtgaatAGGTCCAACAGACACTGACTTTCACACGAGATAgcagtgttcatgtcccataAGACTCtagagccaaaccctgttctttttctgtaaacctaaccacatgtttttgttgttgaaggaaaaaaaatcgtagtgcttttattttgaaagagactgtatgcaaactgtacagttcctgtgaaaacagaagtgtattttgaaaacagacaatgcatgtaacaggctgaagttgacacggcgtcccagaacgtcaacaaccaacacacccagggtaccttggacgtcatatgtggacgtggaaagtccatgaccaaacgtggacatgtgacgagacATGTGTTTGAAAAACAGAGCTTTTCTTCACATATTTGATATTGTAACACGGGTGAGTGATAGAAAAAGTGTGATTTTgtgggtgaactgttc encodes the following:
- the LOC126407769 gene encoding troponin I, fast skeletal muscle-like, with protein sequence MSEGKKMTSSRRHHLKSVILQIAANWLEQEATDIAAAKEAYMAEKCPAPDMSGDQAALMEICKKLHQALDKIDEDRYDSEAKVAKTDKEIEDLKMKVVELAGVKKPALKKVRMSADTMLQALLGGKHKVTMDLRANLKQVKKEVKEEAGEGVGDWRKNVEDKADRKKMFETS